A region from the Janthinobacterium agaricidamnosum genome encodes:
- a CDS encoding DUF819 domain-containing protein, with protein sequence MPPATPALITNDAVVLGLLAMTLGGVFWTASRANGFWKKFYAYIPSLLMCYLIPALLNTFGIIDGNASGLYAVARDYLLPSALVLLCVAIDFGGIVRLGPKAIIMFLTGTLGVMLGALVSFEALRLIHPETVAGDTWRGMTTVAGSWIGGGANQAAMKEVFEVDATLFGQFVAVDVLVANVWTAVLLFLAGRAGAFDRWTGADLTAINALKDSIESYRAQHARVANLTDIMIILGVGLGVTGLSHFLAGPIISWITTLPAEWRLQDYSLTSNFFWIVVLATTFGLLLSFTRARSLEGAGASTIGSAMLYVLVATIGMHMDLKALFDKPFLFLLGLIWIAVHGGLMLLVAKLIRAPLFFMAVGSQANIGGAASAPVIASAFHPALAPVGVLLAVLGYALGTYGAYITGLILRSMAG encoded by the coding sequence ATGCCACCTGCCACACCCGCCCTGATCACCAACGATGCCGTCGTCCTCGGCCTGCTCGCCATGACCCTGGGGGGCGTCTTCTGGACCGCCTCGCGCGCCAACGGCTTCTGGAAAAAGTTCTACGCCTATATCCCGTCGCTGCTGATGTGCTACCTGATCCCGGCGCTGCTCAACACCTTCGGCATCATCGACGGCAACGCTTCCGGCCTGTACGCCGTGGCGCGCGACTACCTGCTGCCCAGCGCGCTGGTGCTGCTGTGCGTGGCCATCGATTTCGGCGGCATCGTCCGCCTGGGGCCCAAGGCCATCATCATGTTTTTGACCGGCACCCTCGGCGTCATGCTGGGCGCCCTCGTCTCGTTCGAGGCGCTGCGTTTGATCCACCCGGAAACGGTGGCGGGCGACACCTGGCGCGGCATGACGACTGTCGCCGGCTCGTGGATAGGCGGCGGCGCCAACCAGGCCGCCATGAAGGAAGTGTTTGAAGTGGACGCCACCCTGTTCGGCCAGTTCGTCGCCGTCGACGTGCTCGTGGCCAACGTCTGGACGGCCGTGCTGCTGTTCCTGGCCGGCCGCGCGGGCGCCTTCGACCGCTGGACCGGTGCCGACTTGACGGCCATCAATGCGCTCAAGGACAGCATCGAAAGCTACCGGGCCCAGCATGCACGCGTCGCCAATCTGACCGACATCATGATCATCCTCGGCGTGGGCCTGGGCGTGACGGGCCTGTCGCATTTCCTGGCCGGCCCCATCATCAGCTGGATCACCACCCTGCCGGCAGAATGGCGCCTGCAGGATTACAGCCTGACGTCGAACTTCTTCTGGATCGTCGTGCTCGCCACCACCTTCGGCCTGCTGCTGAGTTTTACCCGGGCGCGCAGCCTGGAAGGCGCGGGCGCCTCGACCATCGGCTCGGCCATGCTGTACGTGCTGGTGGCCACCATCGGCATGCACATGGACTTGAAAGCCCTGTTCGACAAGCCTTTCCTGTTCCTGCTGGGCCTGATCTGGATCGCCGTGCACGGCGGCCTGATGCTGCTCGTCGCCAAGCTGATCCGCGCGCCCCTGTTCTTCATGGCCGTCGGATCGCAAGCGAACATCGGCGGCGCCGCCTCGGCCCCCGTCATCGCCAGCGCCTTCCACCCGGCCCTGGCCCCCGTGGGCGTCCTGCTGGCCGTGCTCGGCTACGCGCTGGGCACCTATGGCGCCTACATCACGGGCTTGATCCTGCGCAGCATGGCGGGGTGA
- a CDS encoding enoyl-CoA hydratase, protein MTVLEHTEAPLVLREDEGGLVTLRLNRPLQFNALSEAMLAALQEAFDAIAQQPHVRCVVLAAEGKAFCAGHDLRQMQATRQLDYYQTLFAQCSRVMQAIQTLPVPVIARVHGIATAAGCQLVASCDLAVAGASARFAVSGINVGLFCATPSVALSRNVSPKRAFDMLVTGRFIDADTAADWGLINETVADAALDEAVARLAQQIMAKSPTAIRYGKQMFYRQRQLPLDEAYAYAGDVMARNMMEEDAEEGVAAFLEKRPPGWARP, encoded by the coding sequence ATGACCGTTTTAGAACATACCGAGGCGCCGCTGGTGCTGCGCGAGGACGAGGGTGGGCTCGTCACCCTGCGCCTGAACCGTCCCCTGCAATTCAATGCCCTGTCGGAAGCCATGTTGGCCGCGCTGCAGGAAGCGTTTGATGCCATCGCGCAGCAGCCGCACGTGCGCTGCGTGGTGCTGGCCGCCGAAGGCAAGGCGTTTTGCGCGGGCCACGATTTGCGCCAGATGCAGGCCACGCGCCAGCTTGATTACTATCAAACCCTGTTCGCGCAATGCTCGCGCGTGATGCAAGCCATTCAAACCTTGCCCGTGCCCGTGATCGCCCGCGTGCATGGCATCGCCACGGCGGCCGGCTGCCAACTGGTCGCCAGCTGCGACCTGGCCGTGGCGGGCGCGTCCGCCCGCTTTGCCGTGTCCGGCATCAACGTGGGCCTGTTTTGCGCCACGCCGTCCGTCGCCCTGTCGCGCAATGTGTCGCCCAAGCGGGCTTTCGACATGCTGGTGACGGGCCGCTTCATCGACGCCGACACGGCCGCCGACTGGGGCCTGATCAATGAAACGGTAGCCGACGCGGCGCTCGACGAGGCCGTGGCGCGCCTGGCGCAGCAGATCATGGCGAAAAGCCCGACGGCCATCCGCTACGGCAAGCAGATGTTCTACCGGCAGCGCCAGCTGCCGCTGGACGAGGCGTATGCGTATGCGGGCGACGTGATGGCGCGCAATATGATGGAAGAGGATGCGGAGGAAGGCGTTGCCGCCTTTTTAGAGAAGCGGCCGCCCGGCTGGGCGCGGCCTTGA
- the yegQ gene encoding tRNA 5-hydroxyuridine modification protein YegQ: MRHAPELLLPAGSLAKMHAAFDYGADAVYAGQPRYSLRVRNNDFSTLQALQEGIDGAHARGKQFFVASNIFAHNAKLKTYLRDMEPVIAMRPDALIMADPGLIMMVRDKWPEIPVHLSVQANAVNWADVKFWHRMGLTRVILSRELSLDEIEEIRQRCPEMELEVFVHGALCIAYSGRCLLSGYFNHRDPNQGTCTNSCRWDYKVKNTAEDASGDLGGMQVVPLEFHQALAEADNNAFSALHQQPRHPLADQPYFIEEAQRPGQLMPILEDEHGTYIMNSKDLRAVEHIERLVKIGVDSLKVEGRTKSLYYAARTAQVYRQAIDDAVAGRPFDISLLGQLQGLANRGYTDGFYQRHHTQTHQNYMRGASEADRSQYVGDVLSVTDGWARVDVKNRFAVGDRIEALHPGGNRDFTIARMLADDGSEIQVAPGSGHFVHIELDGALNKALLARYL, translated from the coding sequence ATGCGCCACGCTCCCGAACTCCTCCTGCCTGCCGGCTCCCTGGCCAAGATGCATGCCGCCTTCGACTATGGCGCCGACGCCGTCTACGCGGGCCAGCCGCGCTACAGCTTGCGCGTGCGCAATAACGATTTTTCGACCTTGCAAGCCTTGCAAGAAGGCATTGATGGCGCGCATGCGCGCGGCAAGCAATTCTTTGTCGCCAGCAATATCTTTGCCCACAACGCCAAGCTGAAAACGTATCTGCGCGACATGGAACCGGTGATCGCCATGCGCCCCGACGCCCTGATCATGGCCGATCCGGGCCTGATCATGATGGTGCGCGACAAGTGGCCGGAGATTCCCGTGCACTTATCGGTGCAGGCGAATGCCGTCAACTGGGCCGACGTGAAGTTCTGGCACCGCATGGGACTGACCCGCGTGATCCTGTCGCGCGAACTGTCGCTCGACGAGATCGAGGAAATCCGCCAGCGCTGCCCGGAAATGGAACTCGAAGTGTTCGTCCATGGCGCCTTGTGCATCGCCTATTCGGGCCGCTGCCTGCTGTCCGGCTATTTCAACCACCGCGACCCGAACCAGGGCACATGCACGAATTCCTGCCGCTGGGATTACAAGGTGAAAAATACCGCCGAAGACGCCAGCGGCGACCTGGGCGGCATGCAGGTGGTGCCGCTGGAATTTCATCAGGCGCTGGCCGAGGCCGACAATAACGCGTTTTCCGCCCTGCACCAGCAGCCGCGCCACCCGCTGGCCGACCAGCCCTACTTCATCGAAGAAGCGCAGCGCCCGGGCCAGCTGATGCCCATCCTCGAAGACGAGCACGGCACCTACATCATGAATTCGAAGGACTTGCGCGCCGTCGAGCACATCGAGCGCCTGGTCAAGATCGGCGTCGATTCGCTGAAGGTCGAGGGCCGCACCAAGTCGCTGTACTACGCGGCGCGCACGGCGCAAGTCTACCGCCAGGCCATCGACGACGCCGTGGCGGGCCGCCCCTTCGATATCAGCCTGCTGGGCCAGCTGCAAGGCCTGGCCAACCGCGGCTACACGGACGGTTTTTACCAGCGCCACCACACGCAGACGCACCAGAACTACATGCGCGGCGCGTCCGAGGCGGACCGCAGCCAGTACGTGGGCGACGTGCTGAGCGTGACGGATGGCTGGGCCAGGGTGGACGTGAAAAACCGCTTCGCCGTGGGCGACCGCATCGAAGCCCTGCACCCGGGCGGCAACCGCGACTTCACCATCGCCCGCATGCTGGCCGATGACGGCAGCGAAATCCAGGTGGCGCCAGGCAGCGGCCACTTCGTGCACATCGAACTCGACGGGGCGCTAAATAAAGCCTTGCTGGCGCGCTATTTGTAA
- a CDS encoding flavin reductase family protein encodes MKNYHKEDYPVADIRRFLEPGPVVLVSSTWQGESDVMTMAWHMLMEFTPSLLGCFISDANHSYEMIKRSMECVINLPTADMVDQVVAIGNCSGEDTDKFTAFGLTPQPAELVGAPLITECYANFECKLAQVAGNPKGGFFIFECVKAHVATSPKLPETLHYRGNGEFMVSGRTISRKSLMKPEMS; translated from the coding sequence ATGAAAAATTATCACAAAGAAGATTATCCCGTCGCCGATATCCGCCGCTTCCTCGAGCCGGGCCCGGTGGTGCTCGTCAGTTCAACGTGGCAGGGCGAAAGCGACGTCATGACCATGGCCTGGCATATGCTGATGGAATTTACGCCATCGTTGCTGGGCTGCTTTATTTCCGACGCGAACCACAGCTATGAAATGATCAAGCGCAGCATGGAGTGCGTGATCAACCTGCCCACGGCCGACATGGTCGACCAGGTGGTCGCCATCGGCAATTGCAGCGGCGAAGACACGGACAAGTTCACGGCCTTCGGCCTGACGCCGCAGCCGGCCGAGCTGGTGGGCGCGCCGCTGATCACCGAGTGCTACGCCAACTTCGAATGCAAGCTGGCCCAGGTGGCGGGCAACCCGAAGGGCGGCTTCTTCATCTTCGAGTGCGTGAAAGCCCACGTGGCCACCTCGCCCAAGCTGCCCGAAACCCTGCACTACCGGGGCAACGGCGAGTTCATGGTGTCGGGCCGCACGATCAGCCGCAAGAGCCTGATGAAACCTGAAATGTCGTAG
- a CDS encoding TetR/AcrR family transcriptional regulator has protein sequence MTIPSDLRSRKRLATRQAISNAATRLFFVRGFEQVTVDEIAAAASVGRMTVFNHFPRKEDMFFDREEEGRELLRAALRQRDPMVPPVETLRLLAHRLVRKDSPYVTFSAAGQGFIATIEASETLKARARAIRDELAQVVATALTDSTGRDAHDPQARLAASLLLATWSTALIEAHRHFRQHGDTQLAKTCFLSLVDQGHVGLKAALAGTPYV, from the coding sequence ATGACGATTCCTTCCGACCTCCGCTCCCGCAAACGCCTTGCCACCCGGCAAGCCATCTCAAATGCCGCCACGCGTTTGTTTTTCGTGCGCGGCTTCGAGCAGGTGACGGTGGACGAGATCGCGGCGGCTGCCAGCGTGGGGCGCATGACGGTGTTCAACCACTTCCCCCGCAAGGAAGACATGTTCTTCGACCGCGAGGAAGAGGGACGCGAACTGCTGCGCGCCGCCTTGCGCCAGCGTGATCCCATGGTGCCCCCGGTCGAAACGCTGCGCCTGCTGGCGCACCGCCTGGTACGGAAAGACAGTCCCTACGTCACGTTTTCCGCCGCCGGCCAGGGTTTTATTGCCACCATCGAGGCCAGCGAGACCCTGAAAGCGCGGGCGCGGGCGATCCGCGACGAGTTGGCGCAAGTGGTGGCAACGGCGCTGACCGACAGCACGGGGCGCGACGCGCACGATCCCCAGGCCCGGCTGGCGGCCAGCCTGCTGCTGGCCACCTGGAGCACGGCCCTGATCGAAGCGCACCGGCACTTCCGCCAGCATGGCGACACACAGCTGGCCAAGACCTGCTTTCTGTCTTTGGTGGACCAGGGGCATGTCGGTCTGAAGGCAGCGTTGGCGGGCACGCCTTACGTCTGA
- a CDS encoding AIM24 family protein has product MPVYQQINEKMLEVKLGNEEVFARKGAMVSYQGDVAFSRSFLAGQGVQSLAMRAVTNEGYALMSARGTGSVFYAQGGLFVTIVPVRGETFYVESESLLAFDGRLTAGTMFLGNQGGVQGVVRGMASGQGLFTTTLQGTGEVAILSDGNAIGLPVTPDVPVFVDPQAYIGHTGQLSSTIVTDLNWKTFVGQASGESYQVKFTGQGTVYIQASER; this is encoded by the coding sequence ATGCCTGTCTATCAGCAAATCAATGAAAAGATGCTCGAGGTTAAACTCGGCAATGAAGAAGTGTTCGCCCGCAAGGGCGCCATGGTGTCCTACCAGGGCGACGTGGCGTTCAGCCGCTCCTTTCTGGCCGGCCAGGGCGTGCAAAGCCTGGCCATGCGCGCCGTCACGAACGAGGGCTATGCCCTGATGTCGGCGCGCGGCACGGGCAGCGTGTTTTATGCGCAGGGCGGCCTGTTCGTTACCATCGTCCCCGTGCGCGGCGAAACGTTCTATGTGGAAAGCGAATCCCTGCTGGCCTTCGATGGGCGCCTGACGGCCGGCACCATGTTCCTCGGCAACCAGGGCGGCGTGCAGGGCGTGGTGCGCGGCATGGCCTCGGGCCAGGGCTTGTTTACCACTACCTTGCAAGGCACGGGCGAAGTGGCGATTTTGTCCGACGGCAATGCCATCGGCTTGCCCGTCACGCCGGACGTGCCCGTCTTCGTCGACCCGCAAGCGTATATCGGCCACACGGGCCAGCTGAGCTCGACCATCGTCACGGACCTGAACTGGAAAACCTTTGTCGGCCAGGCGTCCGGCGAATCGTACCAGGTGAAGTTTACGGGCCAGGGCACGGTCTACATCCAAGCGAGCGAAAGGTAA
- the gdhA gene encoding NADP-specific glutamate dehydrogenase — protein sequence MKYASAHEYVQHVAARNPGQPEFLQAVTEVMESLWPFLEQHPKYAEQGLLERLIEPERVVMFRVSWVDDHGQVQVNRGYRIQHSMAIGPYKGGIRFHPSVTLSVLKFLAFEQTFKNALTTLPMGGGKGGADFDPKGKSPGEVMRFCQAFVSELFRHVGADTDVPAGDIGVGGREVGYMAGMMKKLSNRADCVFTGKGASFGGSLMRPEATGYGTVYFAQEMLKTRGRSFEGMRVSVSGSGNVAQYAVEKAMAMGAKVITVSDSSGTVIDEDGFTPGKLAILMEVKNHLYGRVSDYAARTGVRFEAGVSPWHVPVDIALPCATQNELDIADARLLIANGVQCVAEGANMPTTIEAAKAFEAAGVLYAPGKASNAGGVATSGLEMSQNAARISWPREEVDARLLQIMQGIHAACKQYGTRADGSVSYVDGANIAGFVKVADAMLAQGVI from the coding sequence ATGAAATACGCATCTGCTCACGAGTATGTCCAGCATGTCGCCGCACGCAATCCAGGTCAGCCCGAGTTTCTGCAAGCCGTCACCGAAGTCATGGAGAGCTTGTGGCCGTTCCTGGAACAGCACCCGAAATACGCGGAACAAGGCTTGCTGGAACGCTTGATCGAGCCGGAGCGCGTGGTGATGTTCCGCGTGTCGTGGGTCGATGACCATGGGCAGGTGCAAGTCAACCGCGGCTACCGCATCCAGCACAGCATGGCCATCGGGCCATACAAGGGCGGCATCCGCTTCCACCCTTCCGTCACCCTGTCCGTGCTGAAATTCCTTGCCTTCGAACAGACGTTCAAGAATGCGCTGACCACGTTACCCATGGGCGGCGGCAAGGGCGGCGCCGATTTCGATCCGAAGGGCAAGAGCCCGGGCGAAGTGATGCGCTTCTGCCAGGCGTTTGTCAGCGAACTGTTCCGTCACGTGGGTGCGGATACGGACGTGCCGGCCGGCGACATCGGCGTGGGCGGGCGCGAAGTGGGCTATATGGCCGGCATGATGAAAAAGCTCAGCAACCGCGCCGACTGCGTGTTTACGGGCAAGGGCGCCAGCTTCGGCGGTTCGCTGATGCGGCCGGAAGCGACGGGCTACGGCACCGTGTATTTTGCGCAAGAAATGCTGAAGACGCGGGGCCGCTCGTTCGAAGGCATGCGCGTGTCCGTTTCCGGCTCCGGCAACGTGGCGCAGTACGCGGTGGAAAAAGCCATGGCCATGGGCGCGAAAGTCATCACCGTCTCCGATTCGAGCGGCACCGTAATCGACGAAGACGGTTTTACGCCGGGAAAGCTGGCCATTCTGATGGAGGTCAAGAACCATCTGTATGGCCGCGTGAGCGATTACGCCGCGCGCACGGGCGTGCGCTTCGAAGCGGGCGTGTCGCCATGGCATGTGCCGGTCGACATCGCCCTGCCCTGCGCCACACAAAATGAGCTCGATATCGCCGATGCGCGCCTGCTCATCGCCAATGGCGTGCAGTGCGTGGCCGAAGGGGCCAACATGCCCACCACTATCGAGGCAGCCAAGGCCTTCGAGGCGGCCGGCGTGCTGTACGCGCCGGGCAAGGCCAGCAATGCGGGCGGCGTGGCCACTTCCGGCCTGGAAATGAGCCAGAACGCGGCCCGCATTTCCTGGCCGCGCGAAGAAGTCGACGCGCGTTTGCTGCAGATCATGCAGGGCATCCATGCCGCGTGCAAGCAATACGGCACGCGCGCCGATGGTTCCGTCAGCTATGTGGATGGCGCGAATATCGCCGGCTTCGTCAAAGTGGCCGATGCGATGCTGGCGCAGGGGGTGATTTAA
- a CDS encoding AIM24 family protein: MTSFRTNTDRLLEVRLQDEKVLAIAGAMVAYTGSIKFEKSLLGGEGIFGALKRKVTNEGMQVMQAAGTGTVFFAQNAAEITVMALAGEKLTIESSSLLAYDTSLKTGTSFAGLRGASSGQGLFSTTVEGHGNLAVISRGNLIMLEVTPAHPLRVDPDAFVGFKGDIRQEFVFDVNWRTMIGQSSGESYQHKFTGQGVVFIQPAER, encoded by the coding sequence GTGACCAGTTTCCGCACCAATACCGACCGCCTGCTGGAAGTGCGCCTGCAGGATGAAAAAGTGCTGGCGATTGCCGGCGCGATGGTCGCCTACACGGGCAGCATCAAATTTGAAAAATCCCTGCTGGGCGGCGAGGGCATCTTCGGCGCGCTCAAGCGCAAGGTGACGAACGAAGGCATGCAGGTGATGCAGGCCGCCGGCACGGGTACCGTGTTTTTCGCGCAGAATGCGGCCGAAATCACCGTCATGGCGCTGGCCGGCGAAAAGCTGACTATCGAAAGCAGCAGCCTGCTGGCCTACGACACGAGCCTGAAGACGGGTACCAGCTTTGCGGGCCTGCGCGGCGCCAGTTCCGGCCAGGGCCTGTTTTCCACCACCGTCGAAGGCCACGGCAACCTGGCCGTCATTTCGCGCGGCAACCTGATCATGCTGGAAGTGACGCCGGCGCACCCGCTGCGCGTGGACCCGGACGCCTTCGTCGGCTTCAAGGGCGATATCCGCCAGGAATTCGTTTTTGATGTCAACTGGCGCACCATGATCGGCCAGAGCTCGGGCGAATCGTACCAGCACAAATTCACAGGCCAGGGCGTGGTGTTCATCCAGCCCGCCGAACGTTAA
- a CDS encoding head GIN domain-containing protein, translating into MRPLFLLPVLSLACLATVAHADEQTRTVAAFNAIDIRGPISMEVESGKEQSLLLRGDQKFLSGVITEVVDGELKISMKDKDIKKTEGDPRIIITMPTLRKLIAEGAGEKILTKLNGPRVDISYKGAGRLAADGQVDWLRLKAQGVGEVDTKALLAKNVDVNFEGIGSVKVYSSGELNAVVRGMGELTYYGKPKIVHKSIAGIGSVNAAK; encoded by the coding sequence ATGCGTCCTCTGTTCCTGTTGCCAGTCCTGTCCCTCGCTTGCCTCGCTACCGTCGCGCATGCCGACGAGCAAACCCGCACGGTCGCCGCCTTCAACGCCATCGACATTCGCGGCCCCATCAGCATGGAAGTGGAATCGGGCAAGGAGCAAAGCCTGCTGCTGCGCGGCGACCAGAAATTCCTCAGCGGCGTGATCACGGAAGTGGTCGATGGCGAGCTGAAAATTTCCATGAAGGATAAAGATATCAAGAAGACCGAGGGCGACCCGCGCATCATTATCACCATGCCCACCTTGCGCAAGCTGATCGCGGAAGGCGCGGGCGAGAAGATCTTGACCAAGCTCAATGGTCCAAGAGTCGACATCAGCTACAAGGGCGCGGGCCGCCTGGCCGCCGATGGCCAGGTCGACTGGCTGCGCCTGAAGGCGCAGGGCGTGGGCGAAGTCGATACGAAAGCCTTGCTGGCGAAAAACGTCGACGTCAATTTCGAGGGCATCGGCTCCGTCAAAGTGTATTCCTCGGGCGAGCTGAACGCCGTGGTGCGCGGCATGGGCGAACTGACGTATTACGGCAAGCCGAAGATCGTGCACAAGTCGATCGCGGGCATCGGCAGCGTCAACGCCGCCAAGTAA
- a CDS encoding AIM24 family protein has product MTIYNPDTLPKNDNLNRFSYVIDVKEQIFIRKGKMIAFYGELRFEAMGSSVLDLIVRNAFNAPKYVHHFVVAQGQGQLILGDNGNDLACYDLDNANMTIRAKNLLGFTKDVICQESTLPGYLTMIGTGKVIASSNGPVHFLELPCRVDEQAVLGWADCPSPSYHYDYAHVQGWASAAGALTGFTLSGEEKQIDFTGAGTVLVQSSELDVTGSSALMQLLAQLPLLGKEDLGTLSLSVQQQMKDSR; this is encoded by the coding sequence ATGACGATTTACAATCCCGATACCTTGCCGAAGAACGATAACCTGAACCGTTTTTCGTATGTCATCGATGTCAAGGAACAGATCTTCATTCGCAAGGGCAAGATGATTGCCTTCTATGGCGAGCTGCGCTTCGAAGCCATGGGCAGCAGCGTGCTCGACCTGATCGTGCGCAATGCCTTCAATGCGCCGAAGTATGTGCACCACTTTGTCGTGGCGCAAGGGCAAGGTCAGTTGATCCTGGGCGACAACGGCAACGACCTGGCGTGCTACGACCTGGACAACGCCAACATGACCATCCGCGCGAAAAACCTGCTGGGGTTTACCAAGGACGTGATTTGCCAGGAATCGACCTTGCCCGGCTATCTGACCATGATAGGCACCGGTAAAGTGATCGCCTCGTCGAACGGCCCCGTGCACTTCCTGGAATTGCCGTGCCGCGTGGACGAGCAGGCCGTGCTGGGCTGGGCCGATTGCCCCAGCCCCTCGTATCACTACGATTACGCCCACGTGCAGGGCTGGGCCTCGGCCGCCGGCGCGCTCACGGGTTTTACCCTGTCGGGCGAGGAAAAGCAGATCGACTTCACGGGTGCCGGCACGGTGCTGGTGCAGTCGTCCGAGCTGGACGTGACGGGCAGCTCGGCCCTGATGCAGCTGCTGGCGCAACTGCCGCTGCTGGGCAAGGAAGACCTCGGTACCTTGAGTCTTTCCGTGCAGCAGCAGATGAAGGACAGTCGTTAA